Within the Oryzias melastigma strain HK-1 linkage group LG8, ASM292280v2, whole genome shotgun sequence genome, the region TTCAAGAAGTACGAAAGCCTTAAAAACTCTTTGAAGTCACGAACTTGAGAACAGGAGTGCTCCTCGTGAGCGTCTCCATCCCCGCTTTTTCCTGAGTAAAACCTGTAACAGACCGCCgcgttttctttttcttctttttttttttgccgttcCCTGACATTAAGTTTTCCTCGTGATATCTAACGTTTTGCAAAGTTGAACCGCTCAAAAGTACTTTCACTTTAGAATCAGAAAATGTCACCAAGATCTGAAgtaaaaaggcttaaaaaaatatctattgcATCAGCAGGAGGCGTCCTGCAGAAGGAGGAGTGGGCATAAGAAAGAACTCAGCATCGGtacaattaaaacagaaatgccacataataataaaacactaaaaaaaaaaatctaacaaaggAGGTCTAAACACCACAGCATAGTCTCCCTGTGAAGCTCTCATCTGTAGCTTTGGCTTGTTGGCGTTGAGGAACCTGTACTGACTGGCTCATTGACATCAGACAACAAACTACTATACCCTGAGAATTCAGACACAGGCGTCCGTATCCTGTGATCTCCGCTGGAGTCAGTGCCGAAGGACAAACTGTGGCCGTTGGGCTTGAACTGGCCGCCGAAGGCCTGAGCAAAGTTCTCGATCTGGTAGGAAGGCTTGGAGGAGTCCAGAGCGGTCAGATCCTGGGAGGAGACCAGCGTGTAGACGGCCGGAGAGCCGCCTTTGAGCGGCGGCGGGTCCTTCTGGCCGCCCAGCTCAGACGGACTGATTTGGTAGGATGACGGGGGGGTGGAGGGCGGATGCTTCTCCATCTGCTCGGTGAGCTCCTGAGATGGGGTGAGCTGCTGGTGGGCGGGGGCCTCCAGGCTGAGGTGGAAGCTGTGCTGCGGCGAGGAGCCCGCCAGCATGGCGAAGTGAGACTTTGGCACGGAGGAGGGCAGCGAAGGCGAGGCCACGGCCGGGCCGAACCCGCACTCCAGCGGGGACAACGTGTAGAGGGGGTTTCCGGGGTGGGGGGTGGTGAAGGGTCCAGATGGAGGGGGCCCCATGGAGAAGCTGTGGCTGGTGCGCTCCAGCGCCTGCAGCAGGAAGCGCGAGTACTCGTTCATCATCACAGACTTGTCCGGCGTGCTGATGTCGGGGCTGCCAGCCGAGGCGGGGGCCAGCTCCACGTGCTGGTCGCCGAGGTCGAAGTGAACGTCGGCGTGCCCGCCACCCGGTTTCTGGGTGTAGTGGTCGAGGAGGCTCTGGAGGACCTCGTCGGGGATCCCTGACTTATCCAGACACAAAGGGGCGTCGCTCTCCAGAATGATGGAGAGCCCCCCCTGAGTGACGGACGGCTGGGAGGACAAGTGAACGTCGTACTCGCTGGCCCCCGCCCCCCCTGAGGCGTTCGCTGCCTGAAGGTAGCGCCTCTTCTTCAGAAACTGCATGGCGTCGTCGTAGTTGCTGCTGGTGGACTCCACCTTCGGTTCACTCCCCTGCAGGAGGCCGAGGTCCCCCAACACCCCATCCTGCCCCAGAGACCCGGCTTTAGCCTGCTGGGGGGTCGCTTTGCCCGGCCCCTTTCGGCTGGCCTTCTTGAACGCCATCCTTAGCGTTGAGCACGGCTCCGGCTCCGTGGAGGAGGACACCG harbors:
- the znf281a gene encoding LOW QUALITY PROTEIN: zinc finger protein 281 (The sequence of the model RefSeq protein was modified relative to this genomic sequence to represent the inferred CDS: inserted 1 base in 1 codon), with protein sequence MSIIQDKLGNEFLRSNGSMDSNFGAGMIMFSHLPPVTSFTRLAAHTVMQDLPPQEMVLKKERDSPDCSVAAQRANLGAAGVGDYVHALGIKQEKQSEHDYRLPLYPGGLGKSAELLGEAISSNQNLLVHDLNMXEFTGRHQRDEKEATGRKGRRSNSDGQEGKPRKKRSDAKSMMLDRDGGSLSPGSKPHICEHCAAAFRSSYHLRRHVLIHTGERPFRCSQCNMSFIQKYLLQRHEKIHSGEKPFSCDQCNMRFIQKYHMERHKRTHSGEKPYRCESCQQYFSRTDRLLKHKRTCGDGARKGLEPGMLDQGCMDVGQGSYGITQGNAGSSGRKKGRSRNSGEGEERRKKKGDGGRELQMHGGVSGSYGVHQYSGEDQAVSSSTEPEPCSTLRMAFKKASRKGPGKATPQQAKAGSLGQDGVLGDLGLLQGSEPKVESTSSNYDDAMQFLKKRRYLQAANASGGAGASEYDVHLSSQPSVTQGGLSIILESDAPLCLDKSGIPDEVLQSLLDHYTQKPGGGHADVHFDLGDQHVELAPASAGSPDISTPDKSVMMNEYSRFLLQALERTSHSFSMGPPPSGPFTTPHPGNPLYTLSPLECGFGPAVASPSLPSSVPKSHFAMLAGSSPQHSFHLSLEAPAHQQLTPSQELTEQMEKHPPSTPPSSYQISPSELGGQKDPPPLKGGSPAVYTLVSSQDLTALDSSKPSYQIENFAQAFGGQFKPNGHSLSFGTDSSGDHRIRTPVSEFSGYSSLLSDVNEPVSTGSSTPTSQSYR